A single window of Streptomyces sp. NBC_00464 DNA harbors:
- the argS gene encoding arginine--tRNA ligase, with protein MASVNSLASTLQQQLADALTAALPDAGTADPLLRRSDRADFQANGILALAKKLKGNPRELAAQVTGALPATDLIKDIEVSGPGFLNITLSDKAIIETLAARAADEEGRLGVPYNGAAGTTVIDYAQPNVAKEMHVGHLRSAVIGDAMVQILEFTGESVVRRHHIGDWGTQFGMLIQYLIEHPDELNHEGDEADGEAAMSSLNRLYKASRVLFDSDEEFKARSRDRVVALQAGEPETLAMWQRFVDESKIYFYSVFDKLDMEISDPDIVGESGYNDMLEETCRILEETGVAVRSEGALCVFFDDVKGPDGNPTPLIVKKTNGGYGYAATDLSAIRDRVQNLKADTLLYVVDARQSLHFKMVFETARRAGWLNEDVKAHQLAFGTVLGKDGKPFKTREGVTVRLQDLLDEAVERATAVVREKAEKVGLSEEEIVENGRYVGVGAVKYADLSTSAVRDYKFDLDQMVSLHGDTSVYLQYAYARIRSILRKAGDAKPVAHPELELAPAERALGLHLDQFGEVLSEVAAGYEPHKLAAYLYQLASLYTTFYDQCHVLSDENPAEVVENRLFLCDVTARTLHQGMALLGIRTPERL; from the coding sequence ATGGCCTCGGTCAATTCCCTCGCTTCCACGCTCCAGCAGCAGCTGGCGGACGCCCTGACGGCAGCCCTGCCGGATGCCGGTACCGCGGACCCGCTGCTGCGCCGAAGCGACCGGGCCGACTTCCAGGCCAACGGCATCCTGGCGCTCGCCAAGAAGCTCAAGGGCAATCCGCGCGAGCTGGCCGCCCAGGTCACCGGCGCCCTTCCGGCGACGGACCTGATCAAGGACATCGAGGTGTCCGGGCCCGGCTTCCTGAACATCACGCTCTCGGACAAGGCGATCATCGAGACGCTCGCCGCGCGTGCCGCGGACGAGGAGGGCCGGCTCGGCGTGCCGTACAACGGCGCCGCCGGCACCACCGTCATCGACTACGCCCAGCCGAACGTGGCCAAGGAGATGCACGTCGGTCACCTGCGGTCCGCCGTGATCGGCGACGCGATGGTGCAGATCCTGGAGTTCACCGGCGAGTCCGTCGTCCGGCGGCACCACATCGGCGACTGGGGCACCCAGTTCGGCATGCTCATCCAGTATCTGATCGAGCACCCGGACGAGCTGAACCACGAGGGCGACGAGGCCGACGGCGAGGCCGCCATGTCGTCCCTGAACCGGCTCTACAAGGCGTCCCGGGTCCTGTTCGACTCGGACGAGGAGTTCAAGGCCCGCTCGCGGGACCGGGTGGTCGCGCTCCAGGCCGGTGAGCCGGAGACGCTCGCCATGTGGCAGCGGTTCGTCGACGAGTCGAAGATCTACTTCTACTCCGTCTTCGACAAGCTCGACATGGAGATCAGCGACCCCGACATCGTCGGCGAGTCCGGCTACAACGACATGCTGGAGGAGACCTGCCGGATCCTGGAGGAGACGGGCGTCGCCGTCCGCTCCGAGGGTGCGCTCTGCGTCTTCTTCGACGATGTGAAGGGCCCGGACGGCAACCCGACCCCGCTGATCGTCAAGAAGACGAACGGCGGCTACGGCTACGCGGCGACCGACCTCTCCGCGATCCGTGACCGGGTGCAGAACCTCAAGGCGGACACCCTGCTGTACGTGGTGGACGCGCGGCAGTCCCTGCACTTCAAGATGGTCTTCGAGACGGCCCGGCGGGCCGGCTGGCTGAACGAGGACGTCAAGGCGCACCAGCTGGCGTTCGGCACGGTGCTCGGCAAGGACGGCAAGCCGTTCAAGACCCGTGAGGGCGTCACCGTCCGGCTTCAGGACCTGCTGGACGAGGCGGTCGAGCGGGCGACGGCCGTGGTCCGGGAGAAGGCCGAGAAGGTCGGCCTGTCCGAGGAGGAGATCGTCGAGAACGGCCGGTACGTCGGCGTCGGCGCCGTGAAGTACGCGGACCTGTCGACCTCCGCCGTGCGGGACTACAAGTTCGACCTGGACCAGATGGTGTCGCTGCACGGCGACACGTCGGTGTACCTCCAGTACGCGTACGCGCGTATCCGCTCCATCCTGCGCAAGGCCGGCGACGCGAAGCCGGTCGCGCACCCGGAGCTGGAACTGGCCCCGGCCGAGCGGGCGCTGGGTCTGCACCTGGACCAGTTCGGCGAGGTGCTGTCCGAGGTGGCGGCGGGCTACGAGCCGCACAAGCTGGCCGCGTACCTCTACCAGCTCGCCTCGCTCTACACGACGTTCTACGACCAGTGCCACGTCCTGAGCGATGAGAACCCGGCCGAGGTCGTCGAGAACCGGCTCTTCCTCTGCGACGTCACCGCCCGCACCCTGCACCAGGGCATGGCGCTGCTCGGTATCAGGACCCCCGAGCGCCTCTGA
- a CDS encoding DUF3558 domain-containing protein, giving the protein MAYVPGAVLIAALVAGCSAGTEGDVSASDSKPGTLTTSAAPPGKYRTLPEACRAIPLSTLKDLLPGAAQLPEAQQDKVYEGTPAGTFDTDRRVGCRWTSDAPDASRSIAIDFERVVSYDPAVSDDDRAREVYAKKEDAADLPSASLAPDDADRETASPKSSPTGNEKAGAKSDGGTDGKKDATPDSSATGSADDAAGDATGDAEGDTADGGTAGSPAENLQPRVLDTLGDSAFLDDVLTRAGSTAQHRTVSVVFRTSNVIVTIEYTAQPALSTEAPDSKELQEKAQALGEKLVDTFSE; this is encoded by the coding sequence ATGGCGTACGTACCCGGCGCCGTGCTGATCGCGGCACTCGTCGCCGGCTGCAGTGCCGGCACCGAAGGCGACGTATCCGCCTCCGACAGCAAGCCCGGCACCCTGACCACCTCCGCCGCACCCCCGGGCAAGTACCGCACCCTTCCCGAGGCCTGCCGGGCCATCCCCCTCTCCACCCTGAAGGACCTGCTGCCCGGCGCCGCGCAACTGCCCGAGGCCCAGCAGGACAAGGTGTACGAGGGCACGCCCGCCGGAACCTTCGACACGGACCGCCGCGTCGGCTGCCGCTGGACGTCCGACGCGCCCGACGCCTCCCGCAGCATCGCCATCGACTTCGAGCGCGTCGTCTCGTACGACCCGGCCGTGAGCGACGACGACCGCGCCCGCGAGGTCTACGCGAAGAAGGAGGACGCCGCGGACCTCCCCTCGGCCTCCCTCGCGCCCGACGACGCGGACAGGGAAACGGCCTCTCCCAAGAGCTCCCCGACGGGGAACGAGAAAGCCGGAGCGAAGAGCGACGGCGGAACCGACGGGAAGAAGGACGCGACACCGGACAGCAGCGCGACCGGCAGCGCGGATGACGCCGCAGGGGACGCCACAGGCGACGCCGAAGGCGACACCGCGGACGGTGGCACAGCCGGCAGCCCCGCCGAGAACCTCCAGCCCCGCGTCCTCGACACCCTCGGAGACAGCGCGTTCCTGGACGATGTGCTCACCCGGGCAGGTTCCACCGCACAGCACCGCACGGTGAGCGTGGTATTCCGCACATCGAACGTCATCGTCACCATCGAGTACACCGCGCAGCCGGCCCTCTCCACCGAGGCCCCCGACAGCAAGGAACTGCAGGAGAAGGCCCAGGCACTGGGCGAGAAGCTGGTCGACACCTTCAGCGAATAG
- a CDS encoding choice-of-anchor A family protein codes for MRISTTAALAALGGALVLGLTVAPAAQATPTPTGCTTDAFGIAGKYGEFVLGDDVHSPDAEGAVAVGGNADFRGGFSVANELSAAEVDALPGRASLVVRGDLLNGGSATVVMKGNAVVGGEVTDRAVELHSGAFSQKADLIDFDAEFTKLRSYSAALAEESTTSGAQVRLDGNRLTLEGGDSVRNVFSVPADQLKKAKEVFIKVPAGATTIVNVSGQNYDMAAAGTTGFFLSGGQDFVLDDKLQSTSEGKVRAKLLWNFPDATEITKNSQAAWPGSVLAPKAHLELGTAAPVNGSVWVASLHGSGGAETHHFPFTGCLPEVPGGKTPTPGTTPATTPATTPPATGTPSAPVTSPSESATPSGSPSGSATPGTSSPAPSGSSTPGAGGGEGDLASTGSNGTIPIVIGGAVVLAAGAGLVVAARRRKQA; via the coding sequence ATGCGTATATCCACCACTGCTGCCCTCGCGGCACTCGGCGGTGCCCTGGTACTCGGGCTCACCGTCGCTCCGGCCGCCCAGGCCACCCCCACCCCGACGGGCTGCACCACCGACGCCTTCGGAATCGCAGGTAAGTACGGCGAGTTCGTCCTCGGGGACGACGTCCACTCCCCCGACGCGGAGGGTGCCGTGGCCGTAGGCGGCAACGCCGACTTCCGGGGCGGGTTCAGCGTCGCGAACGAGCTGTCGGCCGCCGAGGTCGACGCCCTGCCGGGCCGGGCGTCGCTCGTCGTCCGCGGCGACCTGCTCAACGGTGGTTCGGCCACCGTCGTGATGAAGGGCAACGCGGTCGTCGGCGGCGAGGTCACGGACCGCGCCGTCGAACTGCACAGCGGCGCCTTCAGCCAGAAGGCCGACCTCATCGACTTCGACGCGGAGTTCACCAAGCTCAGGTCCTACTCCGCTGCGCTGGCCGAGGAGTCCACGACCTCCGGCGCCCAGGTGCGGCTCGACGGGAACCGGCTGACGCTGGAGGGCGGCGACAGCGTCCGTAACGTCTTCTCCGTACCGGCGGACCAGCTGAAGAAGGCCAAGGAGGTCTTCATCAAGGTTCCGGCCGGAGCGACGACGATCGTCAACGTCAGCGGCCAGAACTACGACATGGCGGCCGCCGGCACCACGGGCTTCTTCCTGTCGGGCGGTCAGGACTTCGTCCTGGACGACAAGTTGCAGAGCACGTCCGAGGGCAAGGTGCGGGCCAAGCTGCTGTGGAACTTCCCCGACGCCACCGAGATCACGAAGAACAGCCAGGCCGCCTGGCCCGGCAGCGTGCTCGCCCCCAAGGCCCACCTGGAGCTGGGAACGGCCGCGCCGGTCAACGGTTCGGTGTGGGTGGCCTCCCTGCACGGTTCGGGCGGGGCCGAGACGCACCACTTCCCCTTCACCGGCTGCCTCCCCGAGGTCCCCGGCGGGAAGACCCCGACACCCGGCACGACCCCGGCCACCACCCCTGCGACGACGCCGCCGGCGACGGGCACCCCGTCGGCCCCGGTGACCTCACCGTCCGAGAGCGCCACTCCGTCCGGCAGCCCGTCAGGATCCGCGACGCCCGGCACCTCGTCCCCCGCCCCGTCCGGCAGCTCCACCCCGGGTGCCGGCGGCGGTGAGGGCGACCTGGCCTCGACCGGCAGCAACGGCACGATCCCGATCGTCATCGGCGGCGCGGTCGTCCTCGCCGCGGGCGCCGGCCTGGTCGTGGCGGCCCGCCGCCGCAAGCAGGCCTGA
- a CDS encoding helix-turn-helix domain-containing protein, with product MGTEIQDFAALLRSLKERSGLSYGALAQKLHMSTSTIHRYCNGEAVPHDYAPVERFARVCRAPSDELVALHRQWILADEAKRRGARKAEAAGRVEPSMVTSELAAPPQDPVNRPDPAPGPGSEQGSEPGPQPEAESEAEPGTVPGSAAAEDVTPDARSAGVVPARGRLSGKRLRVLLAAVAVVALTVPTALAISHYSGDRSHEEGMDAPRSSAPVTPSRNGSTSPSPSPSKPSPSATSGSASPSATATKPTAPRGADGKGEEGAKSTGSQGVPVTSTLSSYNWDWPCSQYFLLDRDPQGMPPVPDVADRARRNWSAQLGGVDGGKMLIELTLQGASQDAVVLKALRVRVVKQTAANDWPAYSMGEGCGGGIMPQSFNIDLDDGQPVSRPVAGEDAGKVVPAKNFPYRVSSTDVEVFHVNAHTEDHDVTWYLELDWSSKGRSGTLRIDDNGKPFRTAGMRNRPVYEYRSDTAVWEDISKSLEGQGE from the coding sequence GTGGGCACGGAGATCCAGGACTTCGCCGCATTGCTCAGGAGCCTGAAGGAGCGCTCGGGGCTGAGCTACGGAGCGCTGGCCCAGAAGCTGCACATGAGCACCTCCACGATTCACCGGTACTGCAACGGGGAAGCGGTCCCGCACGACTACGCGCCGGTCGAGCGCTTCGCGCGCGTGTGCCGTGCGCCGTCGGACGAGCTGGTGGCGTTGCACCGGCAGTGGATCCTCGCCGACGAGGCGAAGCGGCGAGGGGCCCGGAAGGCGGAGGCTGCCGGGAGGGTCGAGCCGTCCATGGTGACGTCGGAGCTCGCGGCCCCGCCGCAGGATCCGGTGAACCGCCCCGACCCTGCCCCGGGACCGGGATCGGAACAGGGTTCAGAACCGGGACCGCAACCAGAAGCGGAATCAGAAGCTGAGCCGGGGACGGTCCCCGGTTCAGCGGCTGCCGAGGACGTGACGCCGGATGCGCGGAGCGCCGGAGTCGTGCCGGCCCGCGGCCGGTTGTCCGGCAAGCGGCTGCGTGTCCTGCTCGCGGCCGTCGCGGTCGTGGCGCTCACCGTGCCCACCGCGTTGGCGATCAGCCACTACTCGGGCGACCGCAGCCACGAGGAGGGTATGGACGCGCCCCGCAGCAGCGCACCGGTCACTCCGAGCCGGAATGGCAGCACGTCTCCGTCGCCGAGTCCTTCGAAGCCTTCGCCGTCCGCGACCAGCGGCTCCGCGTCACCCTCCGCCACGGCGACGAAGCCCACCGCCCCCCGGGGCGCGGACGGGAAGGGAGAGGAGGGAGCGAAGAGCACCGGGTCCCAGGGGGTGCCGGTGACCTCCACGCTCAGTTCGTACAACTGGGACTGGCCCTGCAGTCAGTACTTCCTGCTCGACCGGGACCCCCAGGGCATGCCGCCGGTGCCGGACGTCGCGGACAGGGCAAGGCGCAACTGGTCGGCGCAGCTGGGCGGGGTGGACGGAGGGAAGATGCTGATCGAACTCACCCTGCAGGGAGCTTCGCAGGATGCGGTCGTCCTGAAGGCACTCCGTGTCCGGGTGGTGAAGCAGACGGCGGCCAACGACTGGCCCGCGTACTCGATGGGGGAGGGCTGCGGGGGCGGCATCATGCCGCAGTCGTTCAATATCGACCTGGACGACGGCCAGCCCGTATCGCGGCCGGTCGCCGGTGAGGACGCCGGCAAGGTCGTACCGGCGAAGAACTTCCCGTACCGGGTGAGCTCCACCGACGTGGAGGTGTTCCACGTCAACGCGCACACCGAGGACCACGACGTGACCTGGTACCTGGAGCTGGACTGGTCCAGCAAGGGCCGGAGCGGGACGTTGCGCATCGATGACAACGGCAAGCCGTTCCGCACGGCAGGGATGAGGAACCGGCCCGTGTACGAATACCGGTCCGACACGGCCGTGTGGGAGGACATCTCGAAATCGCTGGAGGGCCAGGGCGAGTGA
- a CDS encoding RtcB family protein: MSYVEVPGAKVPIRMWTDPASVEDVAMQQLRNVATLPWIKGLAVMPDVHFGKGATVGSVIAMHGAVCPAAVGVDIGCGMSAVKTSLTANDLPGDLSRLRSKIEQAIPVGRGMHDEPVDPGRLHGLAATDWDDFWQRFDGVADAVKFRQERATKQMGTLGGGNHFVEFCLDEAGAVWLMLHSGSRNIGNELADFHIGQAQKLPHNQDLVDRDLAVFIADTPPMQAYRNDLFWAQEYAKLNRAVMMALFQDVVRKEFKKAKVTFEPVISCHHNYVAEERYEGMDLLVTRKGAIRAGSGDYGIIPGSMGTGSYIVKGLGNEKSFNSASHGAGRKMSRNAARRRFSTKDLEDQTRGVECRKDSGVVDEIPGAYKPIEKVIDQQRDLVEVVAKLKQVICVKG, from the coding sequence ATGTCGTATGTAGAGGTGCCGGGTGCGAAGGTCCCCATCCGGATGTGGACCGACCCGGCTTCGGTCGAGGACGTCGCGATGCAGCAGCTGCGCAACGTCGCCACCCTGCCCTGGATCAAGGGCCTCGCCGTGATGCCGGACGTCCACTTCGGCAAGGGCGCCACGGTCGGCTCGGTGATCGCGATGCACGGTGCGGTCTGCCCGGCGGCGGTGGGCGTGGACATCGGCTGCGGAATGTCGGCGGTGAAGACCTCGCTGACCGCCAACGACCTGCCCGGGGACCTGTCCCGGCTCCGGTCGAAGATCGAGCAGGCCATTCCGGTGGGCCGCGGGATGCACGACGAGCCGGTGGACCCGGGCCGGCTGCACGGTCTTGCGGCGACCGACTGGGACGACTTCTGGCAGCGGTTCGACGGAGTGGCCGATGCGGTCAAATTCCGTCAGGAACGTGCCACGAAGCAGATGGGAACGCTCGGCGGAGGAAATCACTTCGTCGAATTCTGTCTCGACGAGGCGGGCGCGGTCTGGCTGATGCTGCACTCCGGTTCCCGGAACATCGGCAACGAACTGGCCGACTTCCACATCGGCCAGGCCCAGAAGCTGCCGCACAACCAGGACCTGGTCGACCGCGACCTCGCGGTCTTCATCGCGGACACCCCGCCGATGCAGGCATACCGCAACGATCTCTTCTGGGCACAGGAGTACGCGAAGCTCAACCGCGCAGTCATGATGGCGCTCTTCCAGGATGTGGTCCGCAAGGAGTTCAAGAAGGCCAAGGTGACCTTCGAACCGGTCATCTCCTGTCACCACAACTATGTGGCGGAGGAGCGGTACGAGGGCATGGACCTGCTGGTCACCCGTAAGGGGGCCATCCGGGCCGGCTCCGGTGACTACGGGATCATCCCGGGCTCGATGGGCACCGGCTCGTACATCGTGAAGGGCCTCGGCAACGAGAAGTCCTTCAACTCGGCCTCGCACGGCGCGGGCCGGAAGATGAGCCGGAACGCCGCCAGGCGCCGCTTCTCGACGAAGGACCTGGAGGACCAGACGCGGGGCGTGGAATGCCGTAAGGACTCCGGCGTCGTCGATGAGATTCCGGGTGCCTACAAGCCGATCGAGAAGGTCATCGACCAGCAGCGCGACCTCGTCGAGGTCGTCGCGAAGCTGAAGCAGGTCATCTGCGTGAAGGGCTGA
- a CDS encoding DUF3558 family protein, with the protein MHRSAPRLTRILACAAVPVMLVVAGCSSDSDGKKDDASSSSSAAPDATKTEPAVAPAKFAVLPDPCKSITAKTVKSLVPSAKTKSGTRGKSSDAAARGGCSWNGLDDNGIKGSQYRWLDVGFTRFASDQALGSGADRAQADYTKQVAKAQAAEGAKKLATAPVGAIGEQATKITYDLTKTGEDFKYATVVARTGNVVVTLNYNGAGYAGAKTPSAADILKGAEKAAKEAVASVATANGAAKPGSSPKPSESAKAKAKTAAPASAEETGKATSKTTSKATSKASPRKTS; encoded by the coding sequence ATGCACCGATCAGCCCCGCGACTCACCCGCATACTCGCCTGCGCCGCCGTCCCGGTGATGCTCGTCGTCGCCGGCTGCTCGTCGGACTCCGACGGCAAGAAGGACGACGCCTCCTCCTCCTCGTCCGCCGCACCGGACGCGACGAAGACGGAACCGGCCGTCGCGCCGGCGAAGTTCGCCGTGCTGCCCGACCCGTGCAAGTCGATCACCGCGAAGACGGTCAAGTCCCTGGTCCCCTCGGCCAAGACCAAGAGCGGCACCCGCGGCAAGTCCAGCGACGCCGCCGCCCGCGGTGGCTGCTCGTGGAACGGGCTCGACGACAACGGCATCAAGGGCTCCCAGTACCGCTGGCTCGACGTCGGCTTCACGCGCTTCGCCTCCGACCAGGCCCTGGGCAGCGGTGCCGACCGCGCCCAGGCGGACTACACGAAGCAGGTCGCCAAGGCCCAGGCGGCCGAGGGTGCGAAGAAGCTCGCCACCGCGCCCGTCGGCGCCATCGGCGAGCAGGCCACCAAGATCACGTACGACCTCACCAAGACGGGTGAGGACTTCAAGTACGCGACCGTCGTCGCCCGTACGGGGAACGTCGTCGTCACCCTCAACTACAACGGCGCGGGCTACGCGGGAGCCAAGACCCCGTCCGCCGCCGACATCCTGAAGGGCGCCGAGAAGGCCGCCAAGGAAGCGGTCGCCTCGGTCGCCACCGCCAACGGGGCCGCAAAGCCGGGCAGCTCGCCGAAGCCCTCCGAGTCCGCCAAGGCAAAGGCCAAGACCGCAGCGCCCGCCTCGGCCGAGGAAACCGGCAAGGCAACCAGCAAGACGACGAGCAAGGCAACCAGCAAGGCCTCGCCCAGGAAGACGAGCTGA
- the lysS gene encoding lysine--tRNA ligase, whose translation MPTVAQSQSSTETDWVSRFADEVIAESERRAPGKPVVVASGLSPSGPIHLGNLREVMTPHLVADEIRRRGYTVRHLISWDDYDRYRKVPNGVEGVDASWADHIGKPLTSVPAPAGSAYPNWAEHFKAAMTASLDELGVEYDGISQTEQYLAGTYREQILHAMRHRADIDAVLDRYRTKKDPAAGGTKGGKKPQQKKADEAELEAEAGSGAAGEDDGSGGSAGYFPYKPYCGNCEKDLTTVTSYDDESTELNYTCTACGFAETVRLKEFNRGKLVWKVDWPMRWAYEGVIFEPSGVDHSSPGSSFVVGGQIVREIFDGVQPIGPMYAFVGISGMAKMSSSKGGVPTPADALKIMEAPLLRWLYARRRPNQSFKIAFDQEIQRLYDEWDSLGRKVADGSVLPADAAAYTRAIGTAAGELPSTPRPLPYRTLASVADITAGAEDQTLRILSELDPSSPLTSLDEARPRLDRAENWITTQVPAEARTIVRDEPDKELLGSLDEQGRESLRLLLEGLDSHWSLDGLSTLVYGVPKVMEGLEADAKPTPELKAAQRSFFALLYRLLVSRDTGPRLPTLLLAVGADRVRTLLGA comes from the coding sequence GTGCCGACCGTGGCTCAGAGTCAGAGCAGCACCGAGACCGACTGGGTCTCCCGCTTCGCGGACGAGGTCATCGCCGAATCGGAGCGTCGTGCGCCTGGCAAACCGGTCGTCGTCGCGTCCGGCCTCTCCCCGTCGGGCCCGATCCACCTGGGCAACCTCCGCGAGGTCATGACCCCGCACCTGGTCGCCGACGAGATCCGCCGCCGCGGGTACACCGTCCGGCACCTGATCTCGTGGGACGACTACGACCGCTACCGCAAGGTGCCGAACGGCGTCGAGGGCGTCGACGCGTCCTGGGCCGACCACATCGGCAAGCCGCTGACCTCGGTGCCCGCCCCGGCCGGCTCCGCCTATCCGAACTGGGCCGAGCACTTCAAGGCCGCCATGACGGCGTCCCTGGACGAGCTGGGTGTCGAGTACGACGGAATCAGCCAGACGGAGCAGTACCTGGCGGGGACGTACCGCGAGCAGATCCTGCACGCGATGCGCCACCGCGCGGACATCGACGCCGTCCTGGACCGCTACCGGACCAAGAAGGACCCGGCGGCGGGCGGTACCAAGGGCGGCAAGAAGCCGCAGCAGAAGAAGGCCGACGAGGCGGAGCTGGAGGCCGAGGCGGGCTCCGGCGCGGCCGGCGAGGACGACGGCAGCGGCGGCTCCGCCGGCTACTTCCCGTACAAGCCCTACTGCGGCAACTGCGAGAAGGACCTCACCACGGTCACGTCGTACGACGACGAGAGCACCGAGCTGAACTACACCTGCACGGCCTGCGGCTTCGCCGAGACGGTCCGGCTGAAGGAGTTCAACCGCGGCAAGCTCGTCTGGAAGGTCGACTGGCCGATGCGCTGGGCGTACGAAGGCGTGATCTTCGAGCCGAGCGGAGTCGACCACTCCTCACCCGGGTCGTCGTTCGTCGTCGGCGGCCAGATCGTCCGCGAGATCTTCGACGGCGTACAGCCGATCGGACCGATGTACGCCTTCGTCGGCATCTCCGGCATGGCGAAGATGTCCTCCTCCAAGGGCGGCGTGCCGACCCCGGCCGACGCGCTGAAGATCATGGAGGCGCCGCTGCTGCGCTGGCTCTACGCCCGCCGCAGGCCCAACCAGTCCTTCAAGATCGCCTTCGACCAGGAGATCCAGCGGCTCTACGACGAGTGGGACTCGCTGGGACGCAAGGTCGCCGACGGCTCGGTGCTGCCGGCGGACGCCGCCGCGTACACCCGGGCGATCGGCACCGCCGCCGGTGAGCTGCCGAGCACGCCGCGCCCGCTCCCGTACCGCACCCTCGCCTCGGTCGCCGACATCACGGCCGGCGCCGAGGACCAGACGCTGCGCATCCTCAGCGAGCTGGACCCGTCGAGCCCGCTGACCTCGCTGGACGAGGCCAGGCCGCGACTCGACCGGGCCGAGAACTGGATCACCACCCAGGTCCCGGCCGAGGCCCGCACCATCGTCCGCGACGAGCCGGACAAGGAACTGCTCGGCTCGCTGGACGAGCAGGGGCGCGAGTCGCTGCGCCTGCTCCTGGAGGGCCTGGACTCGCACTGGTCCCTGGACGGGCTGAGCACGCTCGTCTACGGCGTACCGAAGGTGATGGAGGGGCTGGAGGCCGACGCCAAGCCGACGCCGGAGCTGAAGGCGGCGCAGCGGTCGTTCTTCGCACTGCTCTACCGGCTGCTGGTCAGCCGGGACACCGGCCCGCGCCTGCCCACCCTGCTGCTCGCGGTGGGGGCGGACCGGGTGCGCACGCTGCTCGGCGCGTAA
- a CDS encoding DUF2637 domain-containing protein, protein MQLTRTHRILIGLVVAGAVLIAAIGFAGSYAAVRELALEKGFGNFSLVFPIGIDAGICVLLSLDLLLTWLRIPFPLLRQTAWLLTAATIAFNGAAAWPDPLGVGMHAVIPVLFVVSVEAARHAVGRIADITADKHMEGVRLTRWLLSPIPTFKLWRRMKLWELRSYEQVIKLEQDRLIYQARLQARFGRSWRRKAPVESLMPLRLAKYGVPLADTGPAGLAAAGIEPALLPPAPAQAANPATAAAVETAPQPELAYAPQQEQYAKTVPGEWAEEQQPAEGPGTHESPWFAAQVPDGAYEGSYNPTYVDGLEPTPVMIPSGPGGRTRPLGNVGTIGAVPGPRTEQVPSAPEGGEAQAAQAPAQVQAPAQEQIPAQVQVAVQEQQPLPVVEAADEWAEEWAQEDAEFSEIAYEVFAAFVTQHSTYPSIEVLDIHLSDGHNVRHPRSMALLRQLIQGFKNRYHAELEADHIA, encoded by the coding sequence ATGCAGCTGACACGCACGCACCGGATACTCATCGGGCTCGTGGTCGCCGGTGCGGTGCTCATCGCAGCGATCGGATTCGCGGGCTCGTACGCGGCCGTGCGCGAGCTCGCCCTGGAGAAGGGGTTCGGGAACTTCTCGCTGGTCTTCCCGATCGGCATCGACGCCGGCATCTGCGTCCTGCTCTCGCTGGACCTGCTGCTGACCTGGCTGCGCATCCCGTTCCCGCTGCTGCGCCAGACGGCCTGGCTGCTCACCGCCGCCACGATCGCGTTCAACGGCGCAGCCGCCTGGCCCGATCCGCTCGGTGTCGGCATGCACGCCGTCATCCCGGTGCTGTTCGTCGTCTCCGTCGAGGCCGCCCGCCACGCGGTGGGCCGGATCGCGGACATCACGGCCGACAAGCACATGGAGGGCGTCCGCCTCACCCGCTGGCTCCTCTCGCCCATCCCCACGTTCAAGCTGTGGCGACGGATGAAGCTGTGGGAGCTGCGCAGTTACGAGCAGGTCATCAAGCTCGAACAGGACCGGCTGATCTACCAGGCACGCCTCCAGGCACGCTTCGGGCGCAGCTGGCGCCGCAAGGCCCCCGTCGAATCCCTCATGCCGCTGCGCCTCGCCAAGTACGGCGTCCCGCTCGCCGACACCGGCCCCGCCGGACTCGCCGCAGCCGGCATCGAACCGGCCCTCCTGCCCCCCGCCCCCGCCCAGGCCGCCAACCCGGCCACCGCCGCCGCCGTGGAAACGGCCCCGCAGCCCGAACTCGCGTACGCCCCCCAGCAGGAGCAGTACGCCAAGACGGTCCCCGGCGAATGGGCCGAGGAGCAGCAGCCCGCGGAGGGCCCCGGCACGCACGAGAGCCCGTGGTTCGCGGCGCAGGTTCCGGACGGGGCGTACGAGGGTTCGTACAACCCGACGTATGTCGATGGTCTTGAGCCCACCCCGGTCATGATCCCGTCGGGCCCCGGCGGCCGCACCCGCCCGCTGGGCAACGTCGGCACGATCGGCGCCGTGCCCGGCCCCCGCACCGAGCAGGTGCCGTCGGCCCCCGAGGGCGGCGAGGCGCAGGCCGCGCAGGCCCCGGCACAGGTCCAGGCCCCGGCGCAGGAGCAGATCCCGGCGCAGGTGCAGGTCGCGGTCCAGGAGCAGCAGCCGCTGCCCGTCGTCGAGGCCGCCGACGAGTGGGCCGAGGAGTGGGCGCAGGAGGACGCGGAGTTCAGCGAGATCGCCTATGAGGTCTTCGCGGCGTTCGTGACGCAGCACAGCACGTATCCGAGCATCGAGGTCCTCGACATACATCTGTCGGACGGCCACAACGTGCGGCACCCGCGCAGCATGGCTCTGCTCCGCCAGCTGATCCAGGGCTTCAAGAACCGCTACCACGCCGAGCTGGAGGCCGACCACATCGCGTGA